A window from Mangifera indica cultivar Alphonso chromosome 2, CATAS_Mindica_2.1, whole genome shotgun sequence encodes these proteins:
- the LOC123208881 gene encoding WAT1-related protein At1g09380-like encodes MLSDFLPFLFMVLVQFGFAGMIITSKLALDAGMKPLVLVTYRQIFATFVMLPVAYFLEWKTRPKITKFIIFQILLCSLTGATEHQVLYFVGLAYSTPTISCALANILPAVTFVLAVVFRQEFVGIKTRAGQAKVLGTALCVGGAMLLSFYNGEMIPIPNSGIHWGYANRMSKQNASTNSNLILGSILLMASTVSWAAWIVIQTQMSRKFPAPYISTTLMCFLGSIECGLIGLISEHKLSAWSLSSPIRLISAI; translated from the exons ATGTTGAGtgattttcttccatttttgttCATGGTTTTGGTTCAATTCGGGTTTGCGGGCATGATCATTACCTCAAAATTGGCCTTGGACGCCGGCATGAAGCCTCTTGTTCTTGTCACTTACAGGCAAATTTTTGCTACCTTCGTTATGCTCCCCGTTGCCTATTTCTTGGAGTG GAAAACTAGGCCAAAGATCACCAAGTTCATTATTTTCCAGATTCTCTTATGCTCTCTTACTGG CGCCACCGAGCACCAGGTGCTTTACTTCGTCGGACTAGCCTACTCCACCCCGACAATCAGCTGTGCATTGGCAAATATCCTACCAGCAGTCACCTTCGTCCTCGCCGTCGTTTTCAG GCAAGAATTTGTTGGCATCAAGACGAGAGCTGGGCAAGCAAAGGTCTTAGGAACAGCGCTGTGCGTCGGTGGAGCCATGTTACTGTCATTCTACAATGGGGAAATGATTCCTATTCCTAATTCAGGCATTCACTGGGGCTACGCTAATCGGATGAGCAAGCAAAACGCCAGCAccaattcaaacttgattctGGGTTCGATTTTGCTGATGGCCAGTACTGTTTCTTGGGCTGCATGGATCGTGATTCAA ACGCAGATGAGCAGGAAGTTTCCGGCTCCGTACATCAGCACAACGTTGATGTGTTTCCTGGGCAGCATCGAGTGCGGGTTGATTGGCCTAATCTCTGAACACAAGCTTTCTGCATGGTCTTTGAGCTCTCCCATCAGGCTTATATCAGCTATCTAA
- the LOC123209647 gene encoding WAT1-related protein At1g09380-like isoform X1 has translation MLSDFLPFLFMVLVQFGSAGVIITSKLALDAGMKPLVLVTYRQIFATFVMLPVAYFLEWKTRPKITKFVVFQILLCSLTGASGNQVLYLVGLAYSTPTIGCALTNILPAVTFVLAVVFRQEFVGIKTRAGQAKVLGTALCVGGAMLLSFYNGEMIPIPNSGIHWGYANRMSKQNASANSNLVLGSILLMASTVSWAAWIVTQTQMSKKFPAPYISTTLMCFLGSIECGLIGLISEHKLSAWSLSSPIRLISAIYAGVVCSALAFSLTSWSIQKKGPLYVSVFNPLPLIIVAILSWALLGEKLFLGTATGSVLIVIGLYAVLWGKDKEIKLDKPIKGAEAKTKKVNSVDTEMQPDACGNAANRGT, from the exons ATGTTGAGtgattttcttccatttttgttCATGGTTTTGGTTCAATTCGGGTCTGCAGGCGTGATCATTACCTCAAAATTGGCCTTGGACGCCGGCATGAAGCCTCTTGTTCTTGTCACTTACAGGCAAATTTTTGCTACCTTCGTTATGCTCCCCGTTGCCTATTTCTTGGAGTG GAAAACCAGGCCAAAGATCACCAAGTTCGTTGTTTTCCAGATTCTCTTATGCTCTCTTACTGG CGCCTCCGGCAACCAGGTGCTTTACTTAGTTGGACTAGCCTACTCCACCCCGACAATCGGCTGTGCATTGACAAATATCCTACCAGCAGTCACCTTCGTCCTCGCCGTCGTTTTCAG GCAAGAATTTGTTGGCATCAAGACGAGAGCTGGGCAAGCAAAGGTCTTAGGAACAGCGCTGTGCGTCGGTGGAGCCATGTTACTGTCATTCTACAATGGGGAAATGATTCCTATTCCTAATTCAGGCATTCACTGGGGCTACGCTAATCGGATGAGCAAGCAAAACGCCAGCGCGAATTCAAACTTGGTTCTGGGTTCGATTTTGCTGATGGCCAGTACCGTTTCTTGGGCTGCATGGATCGTGACTCAA ACGCAGATGAGCAAGAAGTTTCCGGCTCCGTACATCAGCACAACGTTGATGTGTTTCCTGGGCAGCATCGAGTGCGGGTTGATTGGCCTAATCTCTGAACACAAGCTTTCTGCATGGTCTTTGAGCTCTCCCATCAGGCTTATATCAGCTATCTACGCG GGAGTTGTGTGTTCTGCACTTGCCTTTAGCCTCACATCCTGGAGCATTCAAAAGAAAGGCCCTCTCTATGTCTCCGTCTTCAACCCACTGCCCCTCATTATCGTCGCCATTCTCAGCTGGGCCCTGCTTGGCGAGAAACTATTTCTGGGAAC AGCGACTGGTTCAGTTTTGATTGTCATTGGGCTGTATGCTGTGCTGTGGGGAAAGGACAAGGAGATCAAGCTGGACAAACCCATCAAAGGAGCAGAAGCAAAGACGAAAAAAGTGAATAGCGTCGACACGGAAATGCAGCCGGATGCTTGTGGAAATGCTGCCAACCGTGGCACTTAA
- the LOC123209647 gene encoding WAT1-related protein At1g09380-like isoform X2, with product MLSDFLPFLFMVLVQFGSAGVIITSKLALDAGMKPLVLVTYRQIFATFVMLPVAYFLEWKTRPKITKFVVFQILLCSLTGASGNQVLYLVGLAYSTPTIGCALTNILPAVTFVLAVVFRQEFVGIKTRAGQAKVLGTALCVGGAMLLSFYNGEMIPIPNSGIHWGYANRMSKQNASANSNLVLGSILLMASTVSWAAWIVTQTQMSKKFPAPYISTTLMCFLGSIECGLIGLISEHKLSAWSLSSPIRLISAIYAPHILEHSKERPSLCLRLQPTAPHYRRHSQLGPAWRETISGNSDWFSFDCHWAVCCAVGKGQGDQAGQTHQRSRSKDEKSE from the exons ATGTTGAGtgattttcttccatttttgttCATGGTTTTGGTTCAATTCGGGTCTGCAGGCGTGATCATTACCTCAAAATTGGCCTTGGACGCCGGCATGAAGCCTCTTGTTCTTGTCACTTACAGGCAAATTTTTGCTACCTTCGTTATGCTCCCCGTTGCCTATTTCTTGGAGTG GAAAACCAGGCCAAAGATCACCAAGTTCGTTGTTTTCCAGATTCTCTTATGCTCTCTTACTGG CGCCTCCGGCAACCAGGTGCTTTACTTAGTTGGACTAGCCTACTCCACCCCGACAATCGGCTGTGCATTGACAAATATCCTACCAGCAGTCACCTTCGTCCTCGCCGTCGTTTTCAG GCAAGAATTTGTTGGCATCAAGACGAGAGCTGGGCAAGCAAAGGTCTTAGGAACAGCGCTGTGCGTCGGTGGAGCCATGTTACTGTCATTCTACAATGGGGAAATGATTCCTATTCCTAATTCAGGCATTCACTGGGGCTACGCTAATCGGATGAGCAAGCAAAACGCCAGCGCGAATTCAAACTTGGTTCTGGGTTCGATTTTGCTGATGGCCAGTACCGTTTCTTGGGCTGCATGGATCGTGACTCAA ACGCAGATGAGCAAGAAGTTTCCGGCTCCGTACATCAGCACAACGTTGATGTGTTTCCTGGGCAGCATCGAGTGCGGGTTGATTGGCCTAATCTCTGAACACAAGCTTTCTGCATGGTCTTTGAGCTCTCCCATCAGGCTTATATCAGCTATCTACGCG CCTCACATCCTGGAGCATTCAAAAGAAAGGCCCTCTCTATGTCTCCGTCTTCAACCCACTGCCCCTCATTATCGTCGCCATTCTCAGCTGGGCCCTGCTTGGCGAGAAACTATTTCTGGGAAC AGCGACTGGTTCAGTTTTGATTGTCATTGGGCTGTATGCTGTGCTGTGGGGAAAGGACAAGGAGATCAAGCTGGACAAACCCATCAAAGGAGCAGAAGCAAAGACGAAAAAAGTGAATAG